A genomic stretch from Aedes albopictus strain Foshan chromosome 2, AalbF5, whole genome shotgun sequence includes:
- the LOC134287335 gene encoding uncharacterized protein LOC134287335 — protein MSQFCPKCGFPQTALSPFGMGVPAPPPTAPPTAQPMYPYMVPPMAGGYWPYPWRRRPRQQQQQRQQQQQQQQQQQQQQQQQPEERPPGVQE, from the exons ATGAGCCAG TTCTGTCCGAAGTGCGGATTTCCGCAGACTGCACTTTCCCCGTTCGGGATGGGAGTTCCAGCGCCGCCTCCAACGGCCCCACCCACGGCGCAGCCTATGTATCCGTACATGGTCCCACCCATGGCTGGAGGGTACTGGCCGTACCCATGGCGGCGCAGGCcacgtcagcagcagcagcagcgtcagcagcagcagcagcagcagcagcagcaacagcagcagcaacagcagcagccggAGGAGCGACCGCCTGGTGTTCAGGAGTGA